In Streptomyces seoulensis, the following are encoded in one genomic region:
- a CDS encoding DUF948 domain-containing protein — MRTVSGGEVAGILVAVFWAILVSFLAVALARLAQTLKATTKLVADVTDQAVPLLADASTAVRSAQTQIERVDAIASDVQEVTSNASALSSTVASTFGGPLVKVAAFGYGVRRALGGRDEAKPAKTPRRTVIVGRTVPAARRGKRKKD, encoded by the coding sequence GTGCGCACAGTGTCCGGTGGAGAGGTTGCCGGGATCCTGGTGGCCGTCTTCTGGGCGATCCTGGTCTCCTTCCTCGCCGTAGCGCTGGCGAGGCTGGCCCAGACGCTCAAGGCGACCACCAAGCTCGTGGCGGACGTGACCGATCAGGCCGTCCCGCTGCTGGCGGACGCGTCCACGGCGGTGCGCTCGGCGCAGACCCAGATCGAGCGCGTCGACGCCATCGCCTCCGACGTGCAGGAGGTGACGTCGAACGCCTCCGCGCTCTCCTCCACCGTCGCCTCCACCTTCGGCGGCCCCCTGGTCAAGGTCGCCGCCTTCGGCTACGGCGTCCGCCGCGCGCTCGGCGGCCGCGACGAGGCCAAGCCCGCGAAGACGCCGCGCCGTACGGTGATCGTGGGCCGGACGGTCCCGGCCGCACGGCGGGGCAAGCGAAAGAAGGACTGA
- the ruvX gene encoding Holliday junction resolvase RuvX, with translation MRRGRRLAIDVGDARIGVASCDPDGILATPVETVPGRDVPAAHRRLRQLVEEYEPIEVVVGLPRSLKGGEGPAAVKVRAFTQELARGIKPVPVRLVDERMTTVTASQGLRASGVKSKKGRSVIDQAAAVIILQQALESERVSGAPPGEGVEVVI, from the coding sequence ATGCGCAGAGGACGCCGGCTCGCGATCGACGTCGGGGACGCCCGGATCGGGGTCGCCTCGTGCGACCCCGACGGGATCCTCGCCACCCCGGTGGAGACGGTGCCCGGCCGGGACGTCCCGGCCGCGCACCGCAGGCTGCGGCAGCTGGTCGAGGAGTACGAGCCGATCGAGGTCGTCGTCGGGCTCCCTCGCTCCCTCAAGGGGGGCGAGGGCCCGGCGGCGGTCAAGGTGCGCGCGTTCACCCAGGAGCTGGCGCGGGGCATCAAGCCGGTGCCGGTCAGGCTGGTGGACGAGCGGATGACCACGGTGACGGCCAGTCAGGGACTGCGCGCCTCGGGCGTGAAGTCCAAAAAGGGCCGCTCCGTGATCGACCAGGCGGCCGCGGTGATCATTCTCCAGCAGGCGCTGGAATCCGAACGGGTGTCAGGTGCACCACCCGGTGAGGGCGTCGAAGTGGTCATCTGA
- the rpsD gene encoding 30S ribosomal protein S4, producing MANQSRPKVKKSRALGIALTPKAVKYFEARPYPPGEHGRGRKQNSDYKVRLLEKQRLRAQYDVSERQLVRAYERASKVQGKTGEALIIELERRLDALVLRSGIARTIYQARQMVVHGHIQVNGQKVDKPSFRVRPDDVVQVRDRSKDKTLFQVSREGGFAADGETPRYLQVNLKALAFRLDREPNRKEIPVICDEQLVVEYYAR from the coding sequence ATGGCGAACCAGTCCCGCCCCAAGGTCAAGAAGTCGCGTGCCCTCGGCATCGCGCTGACCCCGAAGGCCGTCAAGTACTTCGAGGCCCGCCCCTACCCGCCGGGCGAGCACGGCCGCGGCCGCAAGCAGAACTCGGACTACAAGGTCCGTCTGCTCGAGAAGCAGCGTCTGCGCGCGCAGTACGACGTGTCCGAGCGTCAGCTCGTCCGCGCCTACGAGCGTGCCTCCAAGGTCCAGGGCAAGACCGGTGAGGCCCTGATCATCGAGCTCGAGCGCCGCCTCGACGCGCTGGTCCTGCGTTCGGGCATCGCCCGCACGATCTACCAGGCCCGCCAGATGGTCGTCCACGGCCACATCCAGGTCAACGGCCAGAAGGTCGACAAGCCGTCCTTCCGTGTCCGTCCGGACGACGTCGTGCAGGTCCGCGACCGCTCCAAGGACAAGACGCTCTTCCAGGTCTCGCGCGAGGGTGGCTTCGCCGCCGACGGTGAGACCCCGCGTTACCTCCAGGTGAACCTCAAGGCCCTGGCGTTCCGCCTGGACCGCGAGCCGAACCGCAAGGAGATCCCGGTGATCTGCGACGAGCAGCTCGTCGTCGAGTACTACGCCCGCTGA
- a CDS encoding vitamin K epoxide reductase family protein: MSKTTVNDVSTEPDHTRGTARVEGGSRAFALMLVITGAAGLLAAWVITLDKFKLLEAKVEGKTFVPGCSLNPVVSCGSVMESKQAAAFGFPNPMLGLVAYGIVICVGVSLLARARFPRWYWLTFNAGTLFGVGFCTWLQFQSLYRINALCLWCSLAWVATIIMFWYVTSFNVRQGFLPAPRPLRSFFGEFTWVLPVLHIGIIAMLILTRWWSFWTS, encoded by the coding sequence ATGAGCAAGACGACAGTCAACGACGTCTCCACGGAGCCCGACCACACTCGCGGCACGGCCCGCGTCGAGGGCGGCAGCCGCGCCTTCGCCCTGATGCTGGTGATCACCGGCGCGGCCGGACTGCTCGCCGCCTGGGTCATCACGCTCGACAAGTTCAAGCTGCTGGAAGCGAAGGTCGAGGGCAAGACCTTCGTCCCCGGCTGCAGCCTGAACCCCGTGGTCTCCTGCGGCAGCGTCATGGAGAGCAAGCAGGCCGCCGCCTTCGGCTTCCCCAACCCCATGCTGGGCCTGGTCGCCTACGGCATCGTGATCTGCGTCGGAGTGAGCCTGCTCGCCCGCGCCCGCTTCCCCCGCTGGTACTGGCTCACCTTCAACGCCGGCACGCTGTTCGGCGTCGGCTTCTGCACCTGGCTCCAGTTCCAGTCCCTGTACCGGATCAACGCCCTGTGCCTGTGGTGCTCGCTGGCCTGGGTCGCCACGATCATCATGTTCTGGTACGTCACCTCCTTCAACGTGCGCCAGGGCTTCCTGCCCGCCCCGCGCCCGCTGCGCTCCTTCTTCGGCGAGTTCACCTGGGTCCTGCCCGTGCTGCACATCGGCATCATCGCCATGCTGATCCTGACCCGCTGGTGGAGCTTCTGGACGAGCTGA
- the alaS gene encoding alanine--tRNA ligase: MESAEIRRRWLSFFEERGHTVVPSASLIADDPTLLLVPAGMVPFKPYFLGEVKPPFQRATSVQKCVRTPDIEEVGKTTRHGTFFQMCGNFSFGDYFKEGAIKFAWELLTSPQDKGGYGLDPERLWITVYKDDDEAERIWHDVVGVPKERIQRLGMKDNYWSMGVPGPCGPCSEINYDRGPEFGVEGGPAVNDERYVEIWNLVFMQYERGEGIGKDDFEILGDLPSQNIDTGLGLERLAMILQGVQNMYEIDTSMAVIEKATELTGVAYGDAQASDVSLRVVTDHMRTAVMLIGDGVTPGNEGRGYVLRRIMRRAIRNMRLLGAEGPVVKPLIDVVIAMMGQQYPELITDRERIEKVAVAEENAFLKTLKAGTNILDTAVTETKQSGGSMLSGDKAFLLHDTWGFPIDLTLEMAAEQGLSVDETGFRRLMTEQRERAKADARAKKTGHADLGAYREIADASGATDFIGYSDTESETTIVGILVDGVSSPAATEGDEVEIVLDRTPFYAEGGGQIGDTGRIKVDTGAVIEIRDTQKPVPGVYVHKGVVQVGEVTVGAKAQASIDARRRKAIARAHSATHLTHQALRDALGPTAAQAGSENQPGRFRFDFGSPAAVPTAVMTDVEQKINEVLSRDLDVHAEVMGIDDAKKQGAIAEFGEKYGERVRVVTIGDFSKELCGGTHVHNTAQLGLVKLLGESSIGSGVRRIEALVGMDAYNFLAREHTVVNQLSELIKGRSEELPEKVSAMLGKLKDAEKEIEKFRAEKVLQAAAGLAESAKDVRGVALVAGQVPDGTTPDDLRRLVLDVRGRIQGGRAAVVALFTVNNGKPLTVIATNDAARERGLKAGELVRTAAKTLGGGGGGKPDVAQGGGQNPAAVVDAVDAVERLVADTAK; encoded by the coding sequence ATGGAGTCGGCCGAGATTCGCCGCCGCTGGCTGAGCTTCTTCGAGGAGCGCGGGCACACCGTCGTCCCTTCGGCGTCGCTCATCGCGGACGACCCGACTCTGCTCCTCGTCCCCGCCGGCATGGTGCCCTTCAAGCCCTACTTCCTGGGTGAGGTCAAGCCGCCCTTCCAGCGCGCCACCAGCGTGCAGAAGTGCGTGCGCACGCCCGACATCGAAGAGGTCGGCAAGACCACCCGCCACGGCACGTTCTTCCAGATGTGCGGCAACTTCTCCTTCGGCGACTACTTCAAGGAAGGCGCCATCAAGTTCGCCTGGGAGCTGCTCACCAGCCCCCAGGACAAGGGCGGTTACGGCCTCGACCCCGAGCGTCTGTGGATCACCGTCTACAAGGACGACGACGAGGCCGAGCGCATCTGGCACGACGTCGTGGGCGTGCCCAAGGAGCGCATCCAGCGCCTGGGCATGAAGGACAACTACTGGTCCATGGGCGTCCCCGGCCCCTGCGGCCCCTGCTCCGAGATCAACTACGACCGCGGCCCCGAGTTCGGCGTCGAGGGCGGCCCCGCCGTCAACGACGAGCGGTACGTCGAGATCTGGAACCTCGTCTTCATGCAGTACGAGCGGGGCGAGGGCATCGGCAAGGACGACTTCGAGATCCTTGGGGACCTGCCGAGCCAGAACATCGACACGGGCCTCGGCCTGGAGCGCCTCGCCATGATTCTGCAGGGCGTGCAGAACATGTACGAGATCGACACCTCGATGGCCGTCATCGAGAAGGCCACCGAGCTGACCGGTGTCGCCTACGGCGACGCCCAGGCCTCCGACGTCTCGCTGCGCGTGGTCACCGACCACATGCGCACCGCCGTCATGCTGATCGGCGATGGCGTCACCCCCGGCAACGAGGGCCGCGGCTACGTGCTGCGCCGCATCATGCGCCGCGCCATCCGCAACATGCGCCTGCTGGGCGCCGAGGGCCCGGTCGTCAAGCCGCTGATCGACGTCGTGATCGCCATGATGGGGCAGCAGTACCCCGAGCTGATCACCGACCGCGAGCGCATCGAGAAGGTCGCCGTCGCCGAGGAGAACGCCTTCCTCAAGACGCTCAAGGCCGGCACCAACATCCTCGACACCGCCGTCACCGAGACCAAGCAGTCCGGCGGAAGCATGCTCTCCGGCGACAAGGCGTTCCTGCTCCACGACACCTGGGGCTTCCCGATCGACCTCACCCTGGAGATGGCCGCCGAGCAGGGCCTCTCCGTGGACGAGACCGGCTTCCGCCGCCTGATGACGGAGCAGCGGGAGCGCGCCAAGGCCGACGCCCGCGCCAAGAAGACCGGCCACGCCGACCTCGGCGCCTACCGGGAGATCGCGGACGCCTCCGGCGCCACCGACTTCATCGGCTACAGCGACACCGAGAGCGAGACCACGATCGTCGGCATCCTCGTCGACGGCGTCTCCTCGCCGGCCGCCACCGAGGGCGACGAGGTCGAGATCGTGCTCGACCGCACCCCGTTCTACGCCGAGGGCGGCGGCCAGATCGGTGACACCGGCCGCATCAAGGTCGACACCGGTGCCGTCATCGAGATCCGCGACACCCAGAAGCCGGTGCCGGGCGTCTACGTCCACAAGGGCGTCGTCCAGGTCGGCGAGGTCACGGTCGGGGCCAAGGCCCAGGCGTCCATCGACGCCCGCCGCCGCAAGGCCATCGCCCGCGCCCACTCGGCCACCCACCTGACCCACCAGGCGCTGCGCGACGCCCTCGGCCCGACTGCCGCCCAGGCCGGTTCGGAGAACCAGCCCGGCCGCTTCCGCTTCGACTTCGGCTCCCCGGCCGCCGTCCCGACGGCCGTGATGACCGACGTCGAGCAGAAGATCAACGAGGTGCTCTCCCGCGACCTGGACGTGCACGCCGAGGTCATGGGCATCGACGACGCCAAGAAGCAGGGCGCCATCGCCGAGTTCGGCGAGAAGTACGGCGAGCGGGTCCGCGTGGTCACCATCGGCGACTTCTCCAAGGAGCTGTGCGGCGGCACCCACGTGCACAACACCGCCCAGCTGGGCCTGGTGAAGCTGCTCGGCGAGTCCTCCATCGGCTCCGGCGTACGCCGGATCGAGGCGCTGGTCGGCATGGACGCCTACAACTTCCTCGCCCGGGAGCACACGGTCGTCAACCAGCTCAGCGAGCTGATCAAGGGACGCTCCGAGGAGCTGCCGGAGAAGGTCTCCGCGATGCTCGGCAAGCTGAAGGACGCCGAGAAGGAGATCGAGAAGTTCCGCGCCGAGAAGGTGCTCCAGGCCGCCGCCGGGCTCGCCGAGTCCGCCAAGGACGTGCGCGGTGTCGCCCTGGTCGCCGGCCAGGTCCCGGACGGCACCACCCCGGACGACCTGCGCCGGCTGGTGCTGGACGTGCGCGGGCGCATCCAGGGCGGCCGGGCCGCCGTGGTCGCCCTGTTCACGGTGAACAACGGCAAGCCGCTCACCGTGATCGCCACCAACGACGCGGCCCGCGAGCGCGGCCTCAAGGCCGGTGAGCTGGTCCGTACCGCCGCCAAGACCCTCGGTGGCGGCGGTGGCGGCAAGCCGGACGTGGCCCAGGGCGGCGGCCAGAACCCGGCCGCCGTCGTCGACGCCGTCGACGCCGTCGAGCGCCTCGTCGCCGACACCGCGAAGTAG
- the hisS gene encoding histidine--tRNA ligase, producing the protein MSTFKAPKGTYDLIPPQSAQYLAVREAIAAPLRNSGYGYIETPGFENVELFARGVGESTDIVTKEMYAFETKGGDRLALRPEGTASVLRAALEANLHKAGNLPVKLWYSGSYYRYERPQKGRYRHFSQVGAEAIGAEDPALDAELIILADQAYRSLGLREFRILLNSLGDAECRPVYRAALQDFLRGLDLDEDTLRRAEINPLRVLDDKRESVQKQLTGAPLLRDYLCDACKAYHEEVRELITAAGVAFEDDPKLVRGLDYYTRTTFEFVHDGLGSQSAVGGGGRYDGLSEMIGGPALPSVGWALGVDRTVLALEAEGVELDLPSTTSVFAVPLGEEARRVLFAKVTELRKVGVAADFSYGGKGLKAAMKAANRSGARYALVLGERDLAEGLVQVKDMESGEQTAVGIDEVVAELESRL; encoded by the coding sequence GTGAGCACCTTCAAGGCCCCCAAGGGCACGTACGACCTGATCCCGCCGCAGTCCGCCCAGTACCTCGCCGTCCGCGAGGCCATCGCCGCCCCGCTGCGCAACTCCGGGTACGGCTACATCGAGACCCCGGGCTTCGAGAACGTCGAGCTGTTCGCGCGCGGCGTCGGCGAGTCCACCGACATCGTCACCAAGGAGATGTACGCCTTCGAGACCAAGGGCGGCGACCGCCTCGCCCTGCGCCCCGAAGGCACCGCCTCCGTGCTGCGCGCCGCCCTGGAGGCCAACCTGCACAAGGCGGGCAACCTCCCGGTCAAGCTCTGGTACTCCGGCTCCTACTACCGCTACGAGCGTCCGCAGAAGGGCCGTTACCGCCACTTCTCCCAGGTCGGCGCCGAGGCGATCGGTGCCGAGGACCCCGCGCTCGACGCCGAGCTGATCATCCTGGCCGACCAGGCGTACCGCTCGCTGGGCCTGCGCGAGTTCCGCATCCTGCTCAACAGCCTGGGCGACGCCGAGTGCCGTCCGGTGTACCGGGCCGCGCTCCAGGACTTCCTGCGCGGACTCGACCTCGACGAGGACACCCTGCGCCGCGCCGAGATCAACCCGCTGCGCGTCCTGGACGACAAGCGCGAGTCGGTGCAGAAGCAGCTCACCGGCGCCCCCCTGCTGCGCGACTACCTGTGCGACGCCTGCAAGGCGTACCACGAGGAGGTCCGCGAGCTGATCACCGCCGCGGGCGTCGCCTTCGAGGACGACCCCAAGCTGGTCCGGGGCCTGGACTACTACACCCGCACCACCTTCGAGTTCGTCCACGACGGCCTCGGCTCCCAGTCCGCCGTCGGCGGCGGCGGTCGCTACGACGGCCTCTCCGAGATGATCGGCGGCCCCGCGCTGCCCTCGGTCGGCTGGGCGCTCGGCGTGGACCGCACCGTCCTCGCCCTGGAGGCAGAGGGCGTGGAGCTGGACCTGCCGTCCACCACCAGCGTCTTCGCCGTCCCGCTCGGCGAGGAGGCCCGCCGGGTGCTGTTCGCCAAGGTCACCGAGTTGCGCAAGGTCGGCGTCGCGGCCGACTTCTCCTACGGCGGCAAGGGTCTGAAGGCCGCGATGAAGGCCGCCAACCGCTCCGGCGCCCGCTACGCGCTGGTGCTCGGCGAGCGTGACCTCGCCGAGGGCCTGGTCCAGGTCAAGGACATGGAGTCCGGCGAGCAGACCGCGGTCGGCATCGACGAGGTCGTCGCGGAGCTGGAGTCCCGGCTCTGA
- a CDS encoding MBL fold metallo-hydrolase → MLIAGFPAGAWGTNCYLVAPAAGEECVIIDPGHQAAPGVEEALKKHRLKPTAVVLTHGHIDHVASVVPVCGAHDVPAWIHPDDRYMLSDPEKALGRSIGMPLMGELTVGEPDDVRELTDGAKLDLAGMEFSVAHAPGHTKGSVTFRMPESADVPSVFFSGDLLFAGSVGRTDLPGGSMEDMLGSLARVCLPLDDSTVVLSGHGPQTTIGQERATNPYLRQVATGQGTDPAPRRGM, encoded by the coding sequence GTGCTCATTGCCGGGTTCCCCGCCGGGGCCTGGGGGACGAACTGTTATCTCGTCGCCCCCGCCGCCGGTGAGGAGTGCGTGATCATCGACCCCGGCCATCAGGCCGCCCCCGGCGTCGAGGAAGCGCTGAAGAAGCATCGCCTCAAGCCGACCGCCGTCGTCCTCACCCACGGCCACATCGACCATGTCGCCTCCGTCGTCCCCGTGTGCGGCGCGCACGACGTGCCCGCGTGGATCCATCCCGACGACCGGTACATGTTGAGCGACCCGGAGAAGGCGCTCGGCCGGTCCATCGGGATGCCGCTCATGGGCGAACTGACCGTGGGGGAGCCGGACGACGTCCGGGAGCTGACCGACGGCGCGAAGCTGGACCTCGCCGGGATGGAGTTCTCCGTCGCCCACGCGCCGGGCCATACCAAGGGGTCGGTGACCTTCCGGATGCCCGAGAGCGCCGACGTCCCGTCGGTCTTCTTCTCCGGGGATCTGCTGTTCGCCGGCTCCGTGGGACGCACCGACCTGCCGGGCGGATCGATGGAGGACATGCTCGGGTCGCTGGCACGCGTGTGCCTGCCGCTCGACGACTCCACCGTGGTCCTGTCCGGCCACGGACCCCAGACCACCATCGGCCAGGAACGCGCCACCAACCCCTATCTGCGGCAGGTGGCCACCGGCCAGGGAACCGACCCGGCTCCCCGACGAGGAATGTGA
- a CDS encoding replication-associated recombination protein A: MEADLFTAAAEERQEKEPAGSPLAARMRPRTLDEVVGQRHLLKPGSPLRRLVGEGGRGPAGPSSVILWGPPGTGKTTLAHVVSRATDQRFVELSAISAGVKEVRAVIDGARRATGGFGKETVLFLDEIHRFSKAQQDSLLPAVENRWVTLIAATTENPYFSVISPLLSRSLLLTLEPLTDDDVRDLVRRALADERGLGGTLTLPEESEEHILRVAGGDARRALTVLEAAAGASLDKGDGEIALTTLEETVDRAAVKYDRDGDQHYDVASALIKSIRGSDVDAALHYLARMIEAGEDPRFIARRLMISASEDIGVADPNALPIAVAAAQAVAMIGFPEASLTLSHATIALALAPKSNSATTAIGEAMADVRKGLAGPVPAHLRDGHYQGAKKLGHAKGYVYPHNQADGIAAQQYAPDALKDREYYTPTRHGAEARYADAVEWTRKHLGRKRS; this comes from the coding sequence GTGGAAGCCGACCTGTTCACCGCCGCAGCCGAAGAACGCCAGGAGAAGGAGCCCGCGGGCAGCCCCCTGGCGGCACGCATGCGCCCGCGCACCCTCGACGAGGTGGTGGGCCAGCGCCATCTGCTCAAGCCCGGCTCACCGCTGCGCAGACTGGTCGGCGAGGGCGGGAGGGGTCCCGCCGGGCCCTCCTCGGTGATCCTCTGGGGCCCGCCCGGCACCGGCAAGACCACCCTCGCCCATGTCGTCTCCCGCGCCACCGACCAGCGCTTCGTGGAGCTGAGCGCCATCAGCGCCGGCGTCAAGGAGGTCCGCGCGGTCATCGACGGCGCCCGCCGCGCCACCGGCGGCTTCGGCAAGGAGACCGTCCTCTTCCTCGACGAGATCCACCGCTTCAGCAAGGCCCAGCAGGACTCCCTGCTCCCGGCCGTGGAGAACCGCTGGGTCACCCTGATCGCGGCCACCACCGAGAACCCGTACTTCTCGGTCATCTCCCCGCTGCTCTCCCGCTCCCTGCTCCTCACCCTCGAACCCCTCACCGACGACGACGTACGCGACCTCGTGCGCCGCGCCCTCGCCGACGAGCGTGGCCTCGGCGGGACGCTCACCCTCCCCGAGGAGTCCGAGGAGCACATCCTGCGGGTGGCCGGCGGCGACGCCCGCCGCGCCCTCACCGTCCTGGAGGCCGCCGCCGGCGCCTCCCTCGACAAGGGCGACGGCGAGATCGCCCTGACCACGCTGGAGGAGACGGTCGACCGCGCGGCGGTGAAGTACGACCGCGACGGCGACCAGCACTACGACGTGGCCAGCGCCCTGATCAAGTCCATCCGGGGGTCCGACGTGGACGCCGCCCTGCACTACCTGGCCCGGATGATCGAGGCCGGCGAGGACCCCCGCTTCATCGCCCGCCGCCTGATGATCTCCGCCAGCGAGGACATCGGCGTCGCCGACCCCAACGCGCTGCCCATAGCCGTCGCGGCAGCGCAGGCCGTCGCCATGATCGGCTTCCCCGAGGCGTCCCTCACCCTCAGCCACGCCACCATCGCGCTCGCGCTGGCCCCCAAGTCCAACTCCGCGACCACCGCGATCGGCGAGGCCATGGCCGACGTGCGCAAGGGCCTCGCGGGCCCGGTCCCGGCCCACCTGCGGGACGGGCACTACCAGGGCGCCAAGAAGCTGGGCCATGCCAAGGGCTACGTCTACCCCCACAACCAGGCCGACGGCATCGCCGCCCAGCAGTACGCCCCGGACGCCCTGAAGGACCGCGAGTACTACACCCCGACCCGGCACGGCGCCGAGGCGCGGTACGCGGACGCGGTGGAATGGACCAGGAAGCACCTGGGTCGAAAGCGGTCCTGA
- a CDS encoding peptidylprolyl isomerase produces MVSQEQRRRQLAREKFLRQQQRRTDSRRKARMRNSVIASVLGVIVIGSVALYTTGVMKDDGDKKVDAAGSSPSAPASPSKVPDPCEKPAKGSVKKQSWKKEPAMSIDTSADYTMKLATTCGDIGIALKASAAPHTVNSFSYLADKGFFDHTKCHRLTTKGIFVLQCGDPTAAGTGGPGYTIPDENLKDPSLKKNTYPAGTVAMANTGQPHTGGSQFFLVFKDSPLPPSYTPFGTIDKGGMKVLDKIAKAGENTGQGDGAPNATVVIDKATVTKS; encoded by the coding sequence GTGGTCAGCCAGGAGCAGCGACGGCGTCAGCTCGCACGGGAGAAGTTCTTGCGGCAGCAGCAGCGGCGCACGGACTCGCGACGCAAGGCGCGCATGCGCAACTCGGTGATCGCGTCGGTGCTCGGCGTGATCGTGATCGGCAGTGTGGCGCTGTACACGACGGGCGTGATGAAGGACGACGGCGACAAGAAGGTGGACGCCGCCGGGTCCTCGCCGAGCGCGCCCGCGAGCCCCAGCAAGGTCCCGGACCCCTGCGAGAAGCCGGCCAAGGGCTCGGTGAAGAAGCAGTCCTGGAAGAAGGAGCCGGCGATGTCGATCGACACGTCGGCCGACTACACGATGAAGCTGGCCACCACCTGCGGCGACATCGGCATCGCGCTGAAGGCGTCGGCGGCCCCGCACACGGTGAACTCCTTCTCCTACCTCGCGGACAAGGGCTTCTTCGACCACACCAAGTGCCACCGGCTGACCACGAAGGGGATCTTCGTCCTGCAGTGCGGTGACCCGACGGCCGCCGGCACCGGCGGTCCGGGCTACACGATCCCGGACGAGAACCTGAAGGACCCGAGCCTCAAGAAGAACACCTACCCGGCCGGCACGGTCGCGATGGCCAACACCGGGCAGCCGCACACCGGTGGCAGCCAGTTCTTCCTGGTCTTCAAGGACAGCCCGCTGCCGCCCTCGTACACCCCCTTCGGCACGATCGACAAGGGCGGGATGAAGGTGCTGGACAAGATCGCCAAGGCGGGCGAGAACACCGGCCAGGGCGACGGCGCCCCGAACGCGACGGTCGTGATCGACAAGGCGACGGTCACGAAGTCCTGA
- the mltG gene encoding endolytic transglycosylase MltG, with product MTEYGRGPGTEPWHPEDPLYGDAGWGAQQAHAGQQYPYGGQPQHPQYDGWSQDQQPHYGGQQYPQYDGQGQQHFDPQQTGQHPHPQPHQGGWDATGTHGHVPYAADPGDPYGQHPAAYGAEQPDLYGTEDAYPPPQPPGHRDPQGDDEPPLLPPEDDEVPPERSERRGKGRKPVKSKKGRTGCALMVVVLVFGGGLGGVAYFGYQFYKNRFAPAPDYAGSGNGETVTVDIPKGAGGYDIGRKLKEAGVVQSVDAFVSAQAANPKAKALQDGIYTLQKHMSAASAVDLMLSPKSRDNLVIPEGKRNIWVYEAIDTRLKLAKGTTAKVAKKDWKDLGLPSWANSNKQIKDPLEGFLYPSSYAVAKGMKPEDVLKSMVERSNEQYKQYDLAGKAQDLGLSSPLQVLTVASLVQVEGKYKHDFGKVARVVYNRLKPDNVETAGRLEFDSTVNYLKGQSTLDVGSVADLRKIADPYNTYDIKGLPPGPISNPGSEAIESALKPTPGPWYYFVSINENETVFAVTNEEHNRNVEKYQEARKQAGN from the coding sequence ATGACTGAGTATGGCCGGGGCCCAGGCACCGAACCGTGGCATCCGGAGGACCCGCTGTACGGGGACGCCGGGTGGGGAGCGCAGCAGGCCCACGCGGGTCAGCAGTACCCCTACGGCGGCCAGCCGCAGCACCCGCAGTACGACGGCTGGTCCCAGGACCAGCAGCCGCACTACGGGGGTCAGCAGTACCCGCAGTACGACGGCCAGGGCCAGCAGCACTTCGATCCCCAGCAGACCGGTCAGCACCCGCATCCCCAGCCGCACCAGGGCGGCTGGGACGCCACGGGCACGCACGGCCATGTGCCCTACGCGGCCGATCCGGGCGACCCCTACGGGCAGCACCCCGCCGCCTACGGCGCCGAGCAGCCCGACCTCTACGGCACCGAGGACGCCTACCCGCCGCCCCAGCCCCCCGGCCACCGGGACCCCCAGGGCGACGACGAGCCCCCGCTGCTGCCTCCGGAGGACGACGAGGTCCCGCCGGAGCGCTCCGAGCGGCGCGGCAAGGGCCGCAAGCCCGTCAAGAGCAAGAAGGGCCGCACCGGCTGCGCCCTGATGGTCGTCGTCCTCGTCTTCGGCGGCGGCCTCGGCGGCGTCGCCTACTTCGGCTACCAGTTCTACAAAAATCGTTTCGCCCCGGCCCCGGACTATGCGGGCAGCGGCAATGGCGAGACGGTGACGGTCGACATCCCCAAGGGCGCCGGCGGCTATGACATCGGCCGCAAGCTCAAGGAGGCGGGCGTCGTCCAGAGCGTCGACGCCTTCGTCTCCGCCCAGGCGGCGAACCCGAAGGCGAAGGCCCTCCAGGACGGCATCTACACCCTCCAGAAGCACATGTCCGCCGCCAGCGCGGTGGATCTGATGCTCAGCCCGAAGAGCCGTGACAACCTCGTCATCCCCGAGGGGAAGCGCAACATCTGGGTGTACGAGGCGATCGACACCCGCCTGAAGCTCGCCAAGGGCACGACGGCGAAGGTCGCCAAGAAGGACTGGAAGGACCTCGGGCTGCCCTCCTGGGCGAACAGCAACAAGCAGATCAAGGACCCGCTCGAGGGCTTCCTCTACCCGTCCAGCTACGCGGTGGCCAAGGGCATGAAGCCCGAGGACGTCCTGAAGAGCATGGTCGAGCGCTCCAACGAGCAGTACAAGCAGTACGACCTCGCGGGCAAGGCGCAGGACCTGGGTCTGAGCAGCCCGCTCCAGGTGCTCACGGTGGCGAGCCTCGTGCAGGTCGAGGGCAAGTACAAGCACGACTTCGGCAAGGTCGCCCGCGTCGTCTACAACCGCCTCAAGCCGGACAACGTCGAGACGGCGGGCCGGCTGGAGTTCGACTCCACGGTCAACTACCTGAAGGGCCAGAGCACCCTCGACGTCGGTTCGGTCGCCGATCTGCGGAAGATCGCCGACCCGTACAACACCTACGACATCAAGGGACTCCCGCCGGGCCCCATCAGCAACCCCGGCAGCGAGGCCATCGAGTCCGCGCTGAAGCCCACCCCCGGTCCCTGGTACTACTTCGTCTCGATCAACGAGAACGAGACGGTGTTCGCCGTCACCAACGAGGAGCACAACCGGAACGTGGAGAAGTACCAGGAGGCCCGGAAGCAGGCGGGCAACTGA